Proteins co-encoded in one Leptospira inadai serovar Lyme str. 10 genomic window:
- a CDS encoding Lsa36 family surface (lipo)protein — MDEMVPVKRIPRRCIHYIAFIILGVAAYVVPTFPVQAQITCTPPLTGNNVCTIIPANIQADFNGLQQAIQTQYLNEITKSMANAAVMSNINASMMGPGTVNRFQIGAGISAGGVKNSDITVSYNGTTLPAMPNVGASINPSLMLGVNLGWLLGKGQSDQPDKSDTVPESQRSFLHRLNFYVHGFHGNIGSGDLKSLTHQASNGLHLDGSANSFGATLRFQLARERYTRLDFFGFTGLSLGVGFHRQDEGINIVYAPGINSAAKVNFGSASGRWDETVTFAYRNKVQSVPVDIRTGVRLFYFLTIFAGGGISNNTGYAKVNLDINGPLYLAANIPSSSGLPAAVIQQLNGGASGTLRVHTGGSAYVKSQTSYILGGFEINLLTFKILAEGMMTTDKLYSANLGVKFAL; from the coding sequence ATGGACGAGATGGTTCCTGTTAAGAGAATTCCTAGGCGGTGTATTCATTACATCGCCTTTATTATTTTAGGCGTTGCCGCGTATGTAGTACCGACTTTTCCGGTTCAAGCTCAAATTACCTGTACTCCTCCGCTCACGGGGAATAATGTGTGTACAATAATTCCGGCGAATATCCAGGCGGATTTTAACGGCTTACAGCAAGCGATACAAACTCAATATCTAAACGAAATCACAAAGTCGATGGCCAATGCCGCGGTGATGAGTAATATTAACGCCTCCATGATGGGGCCTGGAACGGTAAATCGGTTTCAAATCGGAGCGGGCATTTCTGCGGGTGGTGTTAAAAATAGTGATATTACCGTTTCTTATAATGGGACGACTCTTCCTGCCATGCCGAATGTAGGGGCTTCCATCAACCCTTCTCTTATGCTGGGCGTAAATTTGGGTTGGCTATTGGGGAAAGGCCAATCCGACCAGCCGGATAAATCCGATACGGTTCCGGAATCTCAGAGATCTTTTTTGCACCGTTTGAATTTCTATGTTCACGGTTTCCACGGAAATATCGGGTCGGGAGATTTAAAATCTCTGACTCATCAGGCTTCCAACGGTCTGCATTTGGATGGAAGTGCGAATTCATTTGGGGCGACATTACGGTTTCAACTCGCGCGGGAACGTTATACTCGCCTTGATTTCTTCGGTTTTACGGGGCTAAGTCTAGGAGTGGGTTTTCATAGACAGGACGAAGGCATCAATATAGTTTATGCTCCCGGGATCAATTCGGCGGCTAAGGTAAATTTCGGTTCCGCGTCCGGACGATGGGATGAGACAGTCACCTTCGCTTATCGAAATAAAGTTCAGTCCGTTCCGGTAGATATAAGAACCGGTGTTCGTCTCTTTTATTTTTTAACGATCTTCGCGGGCGGAGGAATTAGCAATAATACCGGATATGCGAAAGTTAATTTAGATATTAACGGACCCTTATATTTGGCGGCGAATATACCTTCTTCGTCGGGATTGCCGGCAGCGGTGATTCAACAGTTAAACGGAGGAGCGAGCGGAACCTTAAGAGTTCATACGGGAGGTTCCGCTTACGTGAAAAGCCAGACAAGCTACATATTAGGCGGGTTTGAAATCAACTTACTGACATTTAAGATTTTGGCAGAAGGAATGATGACCACCGATAAATTGTATTCGGCAAATCTAGGAGTCAAGTTTGCGTTATAA